GTGCATGTAGGaattgcaaaaaatattttaaaaatttattaccgaatttaaaaatattttagaagttttgTAATGGTggtgttttaatattttgcataattaaatatgtacatattgaTTAGAAAAATATACCAAGCAATTTTTCCTGCTAACCCAAAACGTTATTTGTAATCAAATGTGTAGTGATTACACTTGAATTGTGTATTTAGTGTGTATCTGATCCTCCAGTGTTACCCCCGGAGATGGAATTGATGTCTCCATTGTATTTAAACCAAAATGAACTGATACTTGTTGGAATGTATGTGAACTAATTGCAATTATATTAGAGCATATTACTGTAGTGCTGAATGAGCAGGGGCATTGCCTGCAAGGAGAGGAGACCTTTGGAATTGTTTTGCACAGGTGTGTCTGGTGAGTTGTTGTTCAGTGTGtgtctcttccttccctttctccctccttcccttatTGTAGTGCCTTATATGATAATGTAGTGGTTAATAGAGTTTACAGTGAGCTTGCCTTAGGATGGACCAGCAAGCCCCCGTGGGCCCTAGACTGTTCACTGGGATTTATCAGAACAGGATAAGTAGCTGTGTTGTGTAAATGCATTGTTCTCAGTTTCTCTGCtgacactgaaaaacaaaaacagcagctTTTCTCCTTTACACCACCTCTACCCCTTTCCAGTTTGGATTCTCAGCTTGCCGTTGCATATTCCCCATTTGGCTCTCTCACTGTGTGCTACCTTGCTTCTGTGAGAATTTAGGAAGCAGCAGGTGAGAGGAGTCAAGCCaatattaaatatgcatttttttcttctttaaaaaagtatGTGCAATCACTTTTaggatgagatttttttttttcttattcccatGTGGCAGTCCTTCCTGCAAATAGTTGACATTCCTAGTAAAATATTTGCTTgtgaaaaaaaaacattataacaGATGTGTTTATACCAAAGAGCCTGTTGTATTGCTTACAATGTCCCCACACTATGAAGAAGAGTTTTGTGGTGCCGCTGGTGACAAGGAACTCACAGAAAGTTTTCTTAGCTGGTGAAGAATATTAAGAAGGAACCAGAGCCTGTTGAGTCATTGGGGCTTTTGAGGTTCTTTTTAACAACTTGTATATTCTTGGGAATATACTGTGTGAATATACTGCTGTGAAATTGTCCTTGTATTCTCAGCTCCTGCACGGATCTGAGTCAGGTAGAAGGTACTGGGGATGGAGCCATTCCTGCCCATAAAGGATTTGAGGGAAGAAGGTTAACCCTAAGATATAGATGTGTTCCATCTGAAttgaaatttatatatttgaagGATAATTCTAGGACTGGTTCTGTGTAGAGATGGTGTCAAGAAGGTGCAGGATGGAGATGGGAGATTTCATGGAGCCTGGTCAGAAACCCTCTGTACCGGGTTGAACACTGAGGAGCTGTCAAAGTATTTGAAGTTTCTTCATTGTAAGCAGTAAGGGCTTCCAAGATGGGGCAGGTAGTCAGTACAGCCTACCAGGAACATGTcatgttttctgaatttttttttaatcattatattGAGTTGTGTTTTCAGCACTGTATTGGTGAAGACAGCCAAGCagtttgtatagtttctgttACTAGTGTTATGCAGTTTTCTGGTCAACATGTGTGAACTTTGTATCTCCTTTTTGCCAAGCACATTTTGATTTTCTTGTTCAAATGCAGGTCTAGTTTCTAATGGaaacattttttgttgcttatctTTCCTCTACAAGGGACAagatttgttgtttttgtatgtAAGAAATGAgatgcagggggaaaaaaaaaaccccaccaccTTGCCCCAAGTCCAATAAGTAGATACCATTTAAGATAGGAGTCTTAACTCCATGGGAAAAGAATACCAAGCTTGTACTGTTACCTTAATCACCTGACTAACAGTGTGTGGCTTTAAAAACTTTAGAGATTTCAGTCTTAGTCTGCAAATTGGCATTTCAGATTTACCAAGATAAAAATCCACTTGTATCTGCTATTCAGTATATGTGCTGGATGTGGCTTTAAATTCTGTCCCTGGGGCTTAACATTGCTGGCCCTGACAGCTTGGAGGAAGCCCCATGAATTTAGTGAGCATCTGGCTTGGGTCACAGTGGCCTGACTTTAAACCAGCTTAAGCCTTTAAGTCCTCTCTCAAAACTTGCATTTCCAGTTTCTGCCTTTCTGTGTGAGAGGTGGGGAAGTAGGGAAGGGTTAAGTATAGCCACTCTAGGCTCATCAGGACACTTGATCACTCCAGAGTTTTTAATAGCTCCCAGAAGGTGATACCACTCTTAGCGATCAGCTGAAATACCAACTCCAGAAATAAGAACTCCATTTCAAACAATTCTGGCCATTCTGAGCCTGCTCTTGTGATTGCTTATCCATCATCCTCCACTAGAGGGGCTAAGCTTGACTGCCCTTAGTTAGGCAAGCACAATAATGTGTGTTTTATTCAGCATTATTATGCAAAAATCCACTAGTTGCGATGGTTTGTTTTAGTATAGAAAATGAAATTGCCTCTCAGTGACAGGAATGGCCCAAGCCTGCttcctattttgatttttttaaaaaactgatgaaTGGTGCAGCATGTCTACATGGTTGTTTGTTGCTAAACTTTATATAATGTGTGGTTTCAATTCAGCTTGAAAAATAATCTCACTACATGTAGCAGTACATTATATGTACATTATATGTAATGTTAGTATTTCTGCTTTGAATCCTTGATATTGCAATGGAATTCCtactttattaaatgtatttgatATGCTAGTTATTGTGTgcgatttaaaatttttttgttttttcccttttctggtTGTGCGCTTCCCTTTTACGACAGCCTCTAGAAACAGTTTCTGAGAATTACTGAGCTCTGTTTGTAATGCAGATGTACTTAGGGAGTatgtaaaataatcattttaacaaaagaaatagatatttaaaatttaatactaaCTATGGGAAAAGGGTCCATTGTGTAAAACATAGTTTATCTTTGGATTCAatgtttgtctttggttttacAAAGTAGCttgtattttcagtattttctacATAATATGGTAAAATGTAGAGCAATTGCAATGCATCaataaaatgggtaaattttcTGATTCACTTGGCTGTTTTTGACTTCTGTTATAGGGATACAGTGGGGATCAACAAATGACATCTTTGGAATGGTTAATCACATTGTATCTGAACATCAGTAGAGTATTAGAGACAATTTCATTCATGTAAATCTTCATAATGGAAATGGATAGGATTTGGTAGAGAATACTTTCCAAGAATGGAAAGTCCAGGGCCCTTACTTTCGACCGTCTGGATCTGACCCTTTGAAAGAGGTAGAAGATTTCTGAGACAGGCTAATTAAACTTTGTTTCCTAGCATATTTCACCAAACATCTAAAatagtagaataaaaataattcaccACAGGAAGATGCTATTTTATTCCCTCCTTTCAAGCTGCACTGTTAGAGTCATGGTCCTTTATAGAGGACTACCTCTGATCAGATTTCTATTTATTCTAAagtgaataaaattttttctgaTAAAGAAATAGGGTTTGTCTAGATTAATCACTGTCTGAGTACATGCTATATTTGTTTGACTTCTTTTGATACATGTTTGAGGCCAATTCTACCTTATAGAGGCCATTAATTCATTTTGGGCTCCCGCAGCTGTAGTTGGGACATAGAAATGAGAAACACCTAGAAATACCCTTTAGGACAATAACCAAGAGAAATGATCAATAGTCTGTTGTCTCCCAGTCGTAGGGAAGTCAGaatacatttacttttatttagacTGCAACTtgtatatttttcagatttttccccctaaataaatgaatataaataagagTGAACTCGCCAGACACTCCTGTTAAGAATATACTGACCACTTTCAGACACAGTAAAGCCATGTAGAACGGCTCTGCTGTCAGTGTCACTCCAGATGATCAAGAGTTAATTAACTGACGTCTCAATGACcgcttttggttttttttgtttgttttttaaaatttttgctttgttgtttttatcTCAATTGTATATTCTCTTCCTTGAGCTAAGTCAGAGAGAGATTGGCATAGTCCCCTAAAGTAATTGGGTGGTCTGTGGGGAAATCTGAATTTTAGAGAAGAAAACCCCTTTAAATTCAATCTACATGGCTTGCTTTGTGGAAAATTTTCCACAGGGGATGAAGTCTAAAGCCTTGGTTTCTCTATTAATCACGAGGTATGACACCAGGTGTTTAGCACAAGATGGCGCCAGTGAGCTACAGAAGAAAGACTTGACCACTTTGGCCTTTTTTTCCCACCTCGTTCCCTCAAACCTCATATCCACCGCTTCCAGCTTCTACTGAGCTAACAGAAAACAATACATTCTGTTATTGCTGGGTAAGGGAAGGATTAATGAAAGCTGTCAGTTTCTTAAGAAGTCAGCACTGGAAGCACTCTCCGAAAACACAGGAACAATTTGCGGAGTTTTCTCTGGGGTTTCTGCTTCCTGCGGCTAACTCCTTTTCCTGGGTGACTGCCCGGAAGGCCTCTGCCTTTGGCTTTCCGTTTCTTCCCTTTCCAGGAGAGCCTACAACCCAGGCGGGAGGCGGTTAAAGCTTCTGGCTGCTGTGCAATGGAGCCATCTGTGTTTGATCAATCCAGACGGAAAGGAGGGGGTTGGGGCTGTGAAGAGACTGTGAAAGCATTCCAGAGTAGTGAGAGAGACCAGgagatcagaaagagagaaggcacCGCCCCCACCCCGCCTCCAAAGCTAACCGCGGGCTCGAGGGGAAGAGGCCAAGGCACACTGGCCTCACTCTCCAGGCTGCCATGGAGCCCAGCACTCCTCTCCTCATCCTGTTCCTTTTGTCATTGTCAAGACCCCTTCAAGGACAGCAGCACCACCTTGTGGAGTACATGGAACGCCGACTAGCTGCCTTAGAGGTGAGGGATTCCTTTCTCTTGTAGCCTAGCCTGGAAGGATTCCACATCTTCTCTTGGTTCAAGCAGCTTGTCAGGGATCTAGGGATGACAAGAAAGGACTCTGTAAGAACCTACAGAAAATTCTGTAAGAGCATCCTCAAAATTACAAGCCCTTTTCTTTCCCTACATAGAACAATTCCACAGCAAATAGATCTTTGTGTTTTACCCCTGGGATTAGGGGACAGAGTGGAAATGAGAGCTGGGATTGTGGGGGTACATCTCAGGAGTAGCTGATAATTCTGTAGAAGTTGGAAGTTCCCAGAGAATCTGCAACTTCCTGCCATCTTAATTCCCAAGAGGAGAGTTGTGTAATGGAGCAAAGACCCCTTCCCACCCTCATGCACGTAGACCTCGGAAGCTCAGATGACTCAGTGGCACTGCTCAGAGAACATGGGCTGAGAACTTGGAGTCAGAGTCTGGGCCTACATGAATCTGAGCTGGGCTCTTTGCATATTTAGCACCTCTGAgcatctggttttcttttctgtgagagTGGAAGGGGTTATTGAAGCCTGGCTGAGTTTGCTCTTTTTCCCATTCCTGTCTCCCTGGTTGGGCCTCTCCCTGCCTAGGAATTGTAACCCTGCAGCCCTCCCTCCTGATCCCCATCCCTTCAGGAACGGCTGGCCCAGTGCCAGGACCAGAGTAGTCGGCATGCTGCTGAGCTGCGGGACTTCAAGAACAAGATGCTGCCGCTGCTGGAGGTAGCAGAGAAGGAGCGGGAGGCACTCAGAACTGAAGCTGACACCATCTCCGGGAGAGTGGACCGTCTGGAGCGGGAGGTTGACTATCTAGAGACCCAGAACCCAACTCTACCCTGTGTCGAGTTTGATGAGAAGGTGACTGGAGGCCCTGGGACCAAAGGCAAGGGCAGAAGAAATGAGAAGTATGATATGGTGACAGGTAAGTGATCTGAAAGCAGGCCCCTAACACTCTTAGATCCTGTATTCTTTTTCCTcacttcttactctttttttctctttgtcccagTTCACTGTAGCTCTGTCTTCTGGAATCTGTTTTAGGGAAGTCTCTGAAATGACAGGTCCATTAAGGAGAGTTTCTGGGGACCCATGCTTCTGTGGTGCCCtatctttctccctcctccacaAGAATGGAGGCATCCCCTGTGCAAAAGCACGCTGTTCAAATAGTGCCAGCTGTAGGCATCTAACTCTTGCctctatttccttttcctgtgcTTTTCTCCTTCCCCACCAGACTGTGGCTACACAATCTCTCAGGTAAGATCAATGAAGATCCTGAAGCGGTTTGGTGGCCCAGCTGGTCTATGGACCAAGGATCCATTGGGGCCAACAGAGAAGATCTACGTGTTAGATGGAACACAGAATGACACAGCCTTTGTCTTCCCAAGGCTGCGTGACTTCACCCTTGCCATGGCTGCCCGGAAAGCTTCCCGAGTCCGGGTGCCCTTCCCCTGGGTAGGCACAGGACAGCTGGTATATGGTGGCTTTCTTTATTATGCCCGGAGGCCTCCTGGAGGACCTGGAGGGGGTGGTAAGTTGGAGAACACTTTGCAGCTCATCAAATTCCACCTGACAAACCGAACAGTGGTGGACAGCTCAGTATTCCCAGCAGAAGGATTGATCCCGCCGTACGGGCTGACAGCAGACACATACATCGACCTGGCAGCTGACGAGGAGGGCCTTTGGGCTGTCTACGCCACCCAAGAAGATGACACGCACTTGTGTCTGGCCAAGTTAGATCCACAGACACTGGACACAGAGCAGCAGTGGGACACACCATGTCCCAGAGAGAATGCTGAGGCTGCCTTTGTCATTTGTGGGACCCTATATGTCGTCTATAACACCCGCCCTGCCAGTCGGGCCCGCATCCAGTGCTCCTTTGATGCCAGTGGCACCCTGACTCCTGAACGGGCAGCACTCCCTTACTTTCCCCGCCGATATGGTGCCCACGCCAGCCTCCGCTATAACCCCCGGGAGCGCCAGCTCTATGCCTGGGATGATGGCTACCAGATTGTCTATA
The sequence above is drawn from the Cynocephalus volans isolate mCynVol1 chromosome 8, mCynVol1.pri, whole genome shotgun sequence genome and encodes:
- the OLFML3 gene encoding olfactomedin-like protein 3 translates to MEPSTPLLILFLLSLSRPLQGQQHHLVEYMERRLAALEERLAQCQDQSSRHAAELRDFKNKMLPLLEVAEKEREALRTEADTISGRVDRLEREVDYLETQNPTLPCVEFDEKVTGGPGTKGKGRRNEKYDMVTDCGYTISQVRSMKILKRFGGPAGLWTKDPLGPTEKIYVLDGTQNDTAFVFPRLRDFTLAMAARKASRVRVPFPWVGTGQLVYGGFLYYARRPPGGPGGGGKLENTLQLIKFHLTNRTVVDSSVFPAEGLIPPYGLTADTYIDLAADEEGLWAVYATQEDDTHLCLAKLDPQTLDTEQQWDTPCPRENAEAAFVICGTLYVVYNTRPASRARIQCSFDASGTLTPERAALPYFPRRYGAHASLRYNPRERQLYAWDDGYQIVYKLEMRRKEEEV